The genomic DNA TTTAGAGATTGATGGAAATGCGTTAATACACAATCTAAATTATTTCAAGCAAAAATTACAACCAGAAACAAAAATTTTAGCTGTTGTAAAAGCTTTTGGTTATGGTAGTGATGCCGTTCAAATTGCAAAATTCTTAGAAGACAAAGTAGCTTATTTTGCTGTTGCATACACACATGAAGGGATCGCTTTACGTGAAGCTGGTGTAAAAACGCCTATTTTAGTTCTACATCCTCACCTTCAAAATTTACAATCTCTAATCGATTATAGACTAGAACCAAGCTTATATAATTTTAATATTTTTAATGCTTTTTTAAAACTAGCAGATGAAGCTCCGTTAATGAATTACCCTGTTCATATAAAATTTAATACAGGTTTAAATAGGTTGGGTTTCTGGCACACAGATGTTCCTAAAATTTTATCTGAATTAAAAGAAACCAATCATATAAAAGTACAATCGCTGTTTTCTCATTTGGCTGCAAGTGAAGATTTAGAAGAGAAAGACTTTACCATCAATCAAATTAATAATTTCGCATACATTGTTCAGCAATTCTATAAACATTTAGGATATGAACCAATGTTGCATATTTTAAATACTTCTGGTGTTGTTAATTACCCAAAAGCACAATTTGATATGGTTCGAATTGGTATTGGTTTGTATGGTTTTGGGAATGATGAAAAAGAAACGGATCAATTAAAAAACACCCATAATTTAAAATCAATTATTTCTCAAATTCACGTGATTAAACCAGGAGAAACAGTTGGTTACAACAGGGCATTTGTAGCCAAAAGAATTACAAAAACAGCGACAATACCTATTGGTCATGCAGATGGTTTATCTAGAAAATTAGGCAACAAGAAAGGTTTTGTGCTTATCAACAATCAAAAAGCACCAATTATTGGTAATGTTTGTATGGATATGATTATGGTGAATGTAACGAAGATTTCTTGTAAAGAAGGTGATGAAGTGATTATCTTTAACAACCAGGAAATGATACAAAACATTGCAGATATTTCTGAAACTATTGTGTATGAAACTTTAACGGCAATTTCTCCACGTGTTAACAAAATGTTAAAGGAATAGATTTTTTTATTACTTTTGTAACATAATTAACTAATTAAAATACACTAGAATGGGAATGCTTAAAGAATTTAAAGACTTTGCAATGAAGGGAAACCTTGTTGATATTGCAGTAGGTTTTGTTATGGGTGCAGCTTTTAAACAAGTTGTTACTTCTTTTACAGGAGGAATTGTTTCTCCGTTAATTGGCTTAATATTTAATGCTGATCTTAAAGATTTAAAATACATTGCTAAAGAAGGCGTTGTAGATGAAGCGGGAAAAGTTGTTGGTGAAGTTGCCATTTTATATGGAGATTTCTTAACAAACGTAATCGACTTTATTATTGTGGCTTTTGTAATGTTTATGATTGTAAAAGGTTTAAACAACATGAAGAAAAAAGAAGAACCAGCTCCAGCAGCAGCTCCTGCAGGACCAAGTCAAGAAGAATTGTTAGCACAAATTAGAGATTTGTTGGCTAAAAAGTAAAAGACCTTTTTATAAAATATTTAAAATCCTGGGTAATTACTCAGGATTTTTCTTTTTCAATATTTAAGAAATATAGAAATAAGCTTAATCTGCATAAATTTTTTCAAAAAGGGCTTTGTATTTTTCCTTGATAATTTTTCGTTTAGGCTTTAATGTAGGTGTTAAATGTCCCGCTTCAATAGTCCATTCGTCTGGTGTAATCTCAAATTTCTTGATTCTTTCCCACTTTCCTAAGCCTTCATTATTTAGATCGATATCTTCTTGAATTCTTGTTCTAAGTTTTAAATCTGAAGTTACATCTATAATTGTATGCTTATTTTGTAATGCCCAATCTTTAACAAACTCATAGTTGATTTGGATTAGTGCAGCAGGCATTTTATAACCTTCCCCAATAACCATAATCTGTTCTATAAAACTAGACTGTTTCATTTTATTCTCAATGATGGAGGGCGCAATATATTTACCTCCAGAAGTCTTAAACATTTCTTTTTTACGATCTGTAATCGTTAAAAAACCGTCTTTACAGATTTCACCAATATCTCCTGTGTGAAAAAATCCGTCATTTATAGCTTCCGTCGTTTTTACCTCATTTTTGTAATATCCTTTTAAAACATTTTTTCCTTTTATTAGAATTTCTCCATCTATAGCAATTTTGACTTCTAAACCTGGCATTGGCTTTCCTACGGATTTTAAACGCGTTTCTCCTTTTTTATATCCGTTTAAGGAGATTACTCCCGAAGATTCGGTCATTCCGTACCCTTCATAAATTGGCAAACCTGCCGCTGTAAATATTTTTATCAATCGATCTTGTAATGGTGCAGATCCTGAAACTAAGAATTTTATATTTCCGCCAAAAATTGCGCGCCATTTACTAAAGATGAATGTATCTGCTATTTTATGTTTCAAACCTCTTTTTTGATCTATTTCTGTGTTTTCTGCTACACGAACAGCCCAAAAGAACAATCCCTTTTTTATACCTGAAAGTTCGTTTCCTTTCGCTATAATTTTATCAAATATTTTTTCTAATAATCGCGGTACAATGGGTAAAAAAACGGGTTTTACTTCTTGTAAATTATCGACTAATTTATCTAGGGATTCCGCAAAATAAACTTGAAACCCCATATAATGATAGTAATACATAACCAAGCGCTCAAAAACATGACTTACAGGCAAATAACTTACAACAGACTGATATGGCTCGTCTAAATCTAATAGTTCCTTACAAGTTATAACCGCGTGCACCAACTCTTGGTGCGTTATCATAACACCCTTTGGCACTCCTGTTGTACCAGAAGTATAAATAATAGTTGCTAGATTTTTTGCTGTTATTTTTGATTTTCTTTCGACAACTTCTAATTGATGAGTATTCTTTTTTCCTGATGCTAATAAAGCTTCCCAATTTGTATCGCAAACGGAAGTATCAAAACTAAAAATAGTAGTTACTTGTGTCTTTTCTTGAACAGATGCTACTTTATCAAATAA from Polaribacter sp. ALD11 includes the following:
- the mscL gene encoding large conductance mechanosensitive channel protein MscL → MGMLKEFKDFAMKGNLVDIAVGFVMGAAFKQVVTSFTGGIVSPLIGLIFNADLKDLKYIAKEGVVDEAGKVVGEVAILYGDFLTNVIDFIIVAFVMFMIVKGLNNMKKKEEPAPAAAPAGPSQEELLAQIRDLLAKK
- a CDS encoding long-chain fatty acid--CoA ligase codes for the protein MMPKNLTRLFDLPAYQLKHTPQDNAFNTKIGGKWVALSTQEYCNQIAIISNALIELGIKPDDKIAVVTEKNCVEWHILDMAIFQVGAISVPLYATLSLSDYEFILNHSDSKLCFVSNKDLFDKVASVQEKTQVTTIFSFDTSVCDTNWEALLASGKKNTHQLEVVERKSKITAKNLATIIYTSGTTGVPKGVMITHQELVHAVITCKELLDLDEPYQSVVSYLPVSHVFERLVMYYYHYMGFQVYFAESLDKLVDNLQEVKPVFLPIVPRLLEKIFDKIIAKGNELSGIKKGLFFWAVRVAENTEIDQKRGLKHKIADTFIFSKWRAIFGGNIKFLVSGSAPLQDRLIKIFTAAGLPIYEGYGMTESSGVISLNGYKKGETRLKSVGKPMPGLEVKIAIDGEILIKGKNVLKGYYKNEVKTTEAINDGFFHTGDIGEICKDGFLTITDRKKEMFKTSGGKYIAPSIIENKMKQSSFIEQIMVIGEGYKMPAALIQINYEFVKDWALQNKHTIIDVTSDLKLRTRIQEDIDLNNEGLGKWERIKKFEITPDEWTIEAGHLTPTLKPKRKIIKEKYKALFEKIYAD
- the alr gene encoding alanine racemase — protein: MNNHVTVLEIDGNALIHNLNYFKQKLQPETKILAVVKAFGYGSDAVQIAKFLEDKVAYFAVAYTHEGIALREAGVKTPILVLHPHLQNLQSLIDYRLEPSLYNFNIFNAFLKLADEAPLMNYPVHIKFNTGLNRLGFWHTDVPKILSELKETNHIKVQSLFSHLAASEDLEEKDFTINQINNFAYIVQQFYKHLGYEPMLHILNTSGVVNYPKAQFDMVRIGIGLYGFGNDEKETDQLKNTHNLKSIISQIHVIKPGETVGYNRAFVAKRITKTATIPIGHADGLSRKLGNKKGFVLINNQKAPIIGNVCMDMIMVNVTKISCKEGDEVIIFNNQEMIQNIADISETIVYETLTAISPRVNKMLKE